The proteins below are encoded in one region of Hordeum vulgare subsp. vulgare chromosome 3H, MorexV3_pseudomolecules_assembly, whole genome shotgun sequence:
- the LOC123440028 gene encoding uncharacterized protein LOC123440028, translating into MAFVPICVQCGTRSNPCRCKVVGPTLGFVAFVVAGVVEWPLGAAVYLFRHRKGRRIMGHPARVVYPRVTGAIPI; encoded by the coding sequence ATGGCGTTCGTACCGATCTGCGTGCAGTGCGGGACGAGGAGCAACCCGTGCCGTTGTAAGGTGGTCGGCCCGACGCTGGGATTCGTGGCGTTCGTCGTGGCCGGGGTGGTGGAGTGGCCGCTGGGCGCTGCCGTGtaccttttccgccaccgcaagggcCGGCGCATCATGGGTCACCCGGCCAGGGTCGTCTACCCTCGCGTCACCGGCGCAATCCCCATCTAA